A single genomic interval of Juglans regia cultivar Chandler chromosome 1, Walnut 2.0, whole genome shotgun sequence harbors:
- the LOC109013179 gene encoding cullin-3A-like, whose product MSAQKKKNFQIEAFKHRVVVDPKYPEKTWKILEHAIHEIYNHNASGLSFEELYRNAYNMVLHKFGEKLYSGLVTTMTSHLSEISRSIEAAQGEVFLEELNRKWADHNKALQMIRDILMYMDRTFIPSTHKTPVHELGLNLWRDVVIHSSKTQIRLRDTLLELVYRERNGEVINRGLMRNIIKMLMDLGSAVYQEDFEQHFLEVSADFYRLESQQFIESCDCGDYLKKAERRLNEEMERVSHYMDAGSLDKITNVVEKEMIESHMQRLVHMENSGLVNMLLNDKYEDLGRMYNLFRRVPTGLSIVRDVMTSYIRDTGKQLVTDPERLRDPVDFVQRLLDLKDKYDEIISLAFGNDKTFQNALNSSFEYFINLNARSPEFISLFVDDKLRKGLRGVSEEDVEIVLDKVMMLFRYLQEKDVFEKYYKQHLAKRLLAGKTVSDDAERSLIVKLKTECGYQFTSKLEGMFTDMKTSEDTMQGFYASHGTELGDGPTLAVHVLTTGSWPTQPSATCNLPAEILGVCEKFRSYYLGTHTGRRLSWQTNMGTADLKATFGKGQKHELNVSTYQMCVLMLFNNADRLSYKEIEQATEIPASDLKRCLQSLACVRGKNVLRKEPMSKDIAEDDAFFFNEKFTSKLYKVKIGTVVAQRESEPENQETRQRVEEDRKPQIEAAIVRIMKSRRTLDHNNIVAEVTKQLQARFLPNPVVIKKRIESLIEREFLERDKNDRKMYRYLA is encoded by the coding sequence GAATGCTTACAATATGGTGCTGCACAAATTTGGAGAGAAACTATACTCTGGACTCGTGACAACTATGACGTCTCATCTAAGTGAAATATCTAGATCAATTGAAGCGGCTCAGGGGGAGGTATTCTTGGAAGAGCTGAACAGGAAATGGGCCGATCATAACAAGGCATTGCAAATGATCCGAGATATATTGATGTACATGGATAGGACTTTCATTCCAAGCACCCACAAAACCCCAGTTCATGAGCTTGGGTTGAACTTATGGAGAGATGTTGTTATTCACTCCAGCAAAACCCAGATTAGGCTTCGGGATACACTCCTTGAGCTTGTGTATAGAGAAAGGAATGGTGAAGTTATAAATAGAGGTTtgatgagaaatattataaagatgtTAATGGATTTAGGTTCTGCTGTTTACCAAGAAGACTTCGAGCAGCATTTTCTTGAAGTTTCAGCTGATTTTTACCGTCTTGAGTCTCAACAATTCATTGAGTCATGTGATTGTGGGGATTATTTAAAGAAAGCTGAGAGACGTCTAAATGAAGAAATGGAGAGAGTGTCCCATTATATGGATGCTGGAAGTTTGGACAAGATAACTAATGTTGTTGAAAAGGAGATGATTGAAAGTCATATGCAGAGACTAGTCCATATGGAGAACTCAGGCTTAGTTAACATGCTTTTGAATGACAAATATGAGGATTTGGGAAGGATGTATAACTTGTTTCGCAGGGTGCCCACTGGACTGTCAATAGTTCGGGATGTTATGACCTCCTACATTCGGGATACCGGCAAGCAGCTAGTGACTGATCCGGAAAGGTTGAGGGATCCAGTTGACTTTGTgcaacgtttgttggatttaaAGGATAAATATGATGAAATCATCAGTTTGGCATTTGGCAACGACAAGACATTCCAGAATGCTTTGAATTCCTCTTTTGAGTACTTCATCAATTTGAATGCTCGGTCCCCAGAATTCATTTCTTTGTTTGTGGATGACAAGCTCCGGAAAGGACTGAGAGGGGTTAGTGAGGAGGATGTGGAGATTGTACTGGACAAGGTCATGATGCTTTTCCGTTACCTACAAGAGAAAGATGTATTTGAGAAGTATTACAAACAACATTTGGCCAAGAGGCTTCTTGCGGGGAAAACTGTCTCCGATGATGCAGAAAGAAGTCTGATTGTTAAGCTTAAAACAGAGTGTGGATACCAATTTACGTCTAAACTGGAAGGTATGTTCACTGATATGAAGACGTCAGAGGATACCATGCAGGGCTTCTATGCAAGCCATGGTACTGAGTTAGGGGATGGCCCCACATTAGCTGTCCATGTACTCACTACAGGTTCTTGGCCTACTCAACCAAGTGCTACATGCAACCTTCCAGCAGAAATCCTGGGGGTATGTGAGAAGTTCAGGAGTTATTATCTTGGGACGCATACTGGTCGGAGGCTGTCCTGGCAAACGAACATGGGCACTGCTGATTTGAAAGCGACCTTTGGGAAGGGCCAGAAGCATGAGCTCAATGTTTCCACCTACCAGATGTGTGTACTGATGCTTTTCAACAATGCCGATCGGCTGAGTTATAAGGAGATTGAGCAAGCCACAGAGATACCTGCCTCAGACTTGAAGAGATGCCTGCAGTCTCTGGCCTGTGTCAGGGGGAAGAATGTTTTGCGGAAGGAGCCTATGAGCAAGGACATAGCTGAGGACGATGCCTTCTTCTTCAATGAGAAGTTCACGAGCAAGCTCTACAAGGTAAAAATAGGTACCGTGGTTGCTCAGAGGGAATCTGAACCTGAAAATCAGGAAACCCGGCAGAGAGTGGAGGAGGACAGGAAGCCTCAGATCGAGGCTGCGATTGTGAGAATCATGAAGTCACGGCGGACGCTAGATCATAATAACATTGTTGCTGAGGTCACAAAGCAGCTGCAGGCTCGGTTCTTGCCAAACCCTGTTGTCATAAAGAAACGAATTGAATCCCTCATTGAGCGGGAGTTTTTGGAGAGGGACAAAAATGATAGGAAAATGTATCGATATCTTGCTTGA